From Streptomyces qinzhouensis, one genomic window encodes:
- a CDS encoding toxin-antitoxin system YwqK family antitoxin → MDRATTPDRPDGVPAEAVPCEEDGGWTFGATDAEGRTGVWRCWRTDGTLAETSHWHRGRMHGEHFRYHDDGSVALTGQWHEGKRCTLLLHRPDGPSQETVMDQLPESVRSMVQDFDEDGYFIRQRFWTADGSEVDLDGEPIPPRPANVPEDAQHATRHGHWYLQRFAPDGEEPSVGLHRFWETGGALKGVEYHTIDDGLRARLDYRSPLIEAERYGDGRAVEQCLALGLGTSPGAALHAAHEGLTALARRLLSGETGPERAEFTDPRTEPERREAIPDEAVWVAGLKSWVVGEVDGDTGAALGTWRLWLSRPHLDADQVIVAEFRDGRPVSRREYVPWRPEDLDEEWTYDAEGEVLLHRKYERGRRKAETEYLPDGTVAHRRFHRTDRVERVERDEALVSEVWFAEDGTRRAEVAPSGLLVEGEPVEWWRGLDASGAVIAEGPVEQGLKGGPVGRWKLYGVDGADGTERAMVVFDQMDVRRDADLGQFAHGLHLWRTLPVPDVLAGVDDIDWSRYESFFGGSEDFPFLLKGLAVPDEFASGHALGVLWDGVLHQHTVSGIAGPAMRFVIALAESGRGDQSLLELILRVVTRDGSLDATRQLKELHTAAAGAKDPAGYFGENGVESSYHEIYSCLAAATPAWARLAAGTPGTSREDQDARDAREDREAREMAVHLLAAAPGEAAAAALRDLLAAEAARGGARDRESLGDLLLCLGLVPGDATRDLVEPFLTDEDPLLAFCAALTWVRIGATPGPQVLRLLTGALTDLPALDGFGAHWFAEGDASGDALDVLSQLPPEHSRDCLEQMCALLDSAGTFVAPRLARSLLDIVFPTEAYGEGEPLTADQRRVVGALAGTVARWNFVNVDMNEVLRLNGLPCTADELRALCAKE, encoded by the coding sequence ATGGACAGAGCCACCACCCCCGACCGCCCGGACGGCGTTCCCGCCGAGGCCGTGCCCTGTGAGGAGGACGGAGGGTGGACTTTCGGGGCGACGGACGCCGAGGGAAGAACCGGGGTGTGGCGCTGCTGGCGGACCGACGGGACCCTGGCCGAAACCAGCCACTGGCACCGGGGCCGGATGCACGGCGAGCACTTCCGGTACCACGACGACGGTTCGGTCGCGCTGACCGGGCAGTGGCACGAGGGCAAGCGGTGCACGCTGCTCCTCCACCGCCCGGACGGTCCGTCCCAGGAGACCGTCATGGACCAGCTCCCGGAGTCCGTCCGGAGCATGGTCCAGGACTTCGACGAGGACGGGTATTTCATCCGCCAGCGGTTCTGGACCGCCGACGGCTCGGAGGTCGATCTCGACGGCGAGCCGATACCCCCGCGCCCGGCGAACGTCCCGGAAGATGCCCAGCACGCGACCCGGCACGGCCACTGGTACCTCCAGCGCTTCGCACCGGACGGGGAGGAACCGAGCGTGGGGCTGCACCGGTTCTGGGAGACCGGCGGAGCGCTGAAGGGCGTGGAGTACCACACCATCGACGACGGGCTCCGCGCCCGGCTCGACTACCGCAGTCCGCTGATCGAGGCGGAGCGGTACGGGGACGGACGGGCGGTCGAGCAGTGTCTGGCCCTCGGGCTCGGCACCTCGCCGGGCGCCGCGCTGCACGCGGCCCACGAGGGTCTTACGGCGCTGGCCCGGCGGCTGCTGAGCGGTGAAACGGGCCCGGAGCGGGCGGAGTTCACCGATCCGCGCACCGAGCCGGAGCGGCGGGAGGCGATACCGGACGAGGCGGTCTGGGTCGCGGGCCTGAAGTCCTGGGTCGTCGGCGAGGTCGACGGGGACACCGGCGCCGCCCTCGGCACCTGGCGGCTGTGGCTGAGCAGACCGCACCTCGACGCCGACCAGGTGATCGTGGCCGAGTTCCGCGACGGCCGCCCGGTCAGCCGCCGCGAGTACGTGCCGTGGCGCCCCGAGGACCTGGACGAGGAGTGGACCTACGACGCCGAAGGCGAAGTACTGCTCCACCGGAAGTACGAACGGGGGCGGCGGAAGGCCGAGACGGAGTATCTGCCGGACGGCACGGTCGCCCACCGCCGTTTCCACCGGACCGACCGCGTCGAACGCGTCGAACGGGACGAGGCCCTGGTGTCCGAGGTGTGGTTCGCCGAGGACGGGACCCGGCGGGCCGAGGTCGCGCCCTCCGGCCTCCTGGTGGAGGGGGAGCCGGTCGAATGGTGGCGCGGTCTGGACGCCTCCGGCGCGGTGATCGCCGAGGGCCCGGTCGAGCAGGGCCTCAAGGGCGGCCCCGTGGGGCGGTGGAAGCTGTACGGCGTGGACGGCGCGGACGGCACCGAGCGCGCGATGGTCGTTTTCGATCAGATGGATGTACGGCGCGATGCCGACCTGGGGCAGTTCGCCCATGGCCTGCACCTCTGGCGGACCCTGCCGGTGCCGGACGTCCTGGCGGGCGTGGACGACATCGACTGGAGCCGGTACGAGAGCTTCTTCGGCGGCAGTGAGGACTTCCCCTTCCTGCTCAAGGGGCTCGCCGTGCCGGACGAGTTCGCCTCGGGACATGCCCTGGGGGTGCTCTGGGACGGGGTGCTGCACCAGCACACCGTCTCCGGGATCGCCGGTCCGGCGATGCGGTTCGTGATCGCGCTGGCCGAGTCCGGGCGGGGCGATCAGAGCCTGCTGGAGCTGATCCTGCGCGTCGTCACCCGCGACGGCAGCCTGGACGCCACCCGGCAGCTCAAGGAGCTGCACACCGCGGCCGCCGGCGCGAAGGATCCGGCGGGGTACTTCGGGGAGAACGGCGTGGAGTCCTCGTACCACGAGATCTACAGCTGTCTCGCCGCCGCGACCCCGGCCTGGGCCCGGCTCGCCGCCGGGACGCCCGGCACTTCCCGGGAGGACCAGGACGCGCGAGACGCGCGGGAGGACCGGGAGGCGCGGGAGATGGCTGTCCATCTGCTGGCCGCCGCCCCGGGCGAGGCCGCCGCGGCCGCCCTGCGGGATCTGCTGGCCGCCGAGGCGGCGCGGGGCGGTGCGCGGGACCGGGAGTCCCTAGGTGATCTGCTGCTCTGTCTGGGCCTGGTGCCCGGTGACGCGACACGCGATCTGGTGGAGCCGTTCCTCACCGACGAGGATCCGCTGCTCGCCTTCTGTGCCGCGCTCACCTGGGTACGGATCGGCGCCACCCCCGGACCTCAGGTGCTGCGGCTCCTCACCGGCGCCCTGACCGACCTGCCCGCACTGGACGGTTTCGGCGCGCACTGGTTCGCCGAGGGCGATGCGTCCGGCGATGCGCTCGACGTCCTGTCCCAGCTCCCGCCCGAGCACTCCCGGGACTGTCTGGAGCAGATGTGCGCCCTCCTGGACTCGGCCGGCACCTTCGTCGCCCCCCGGCTGGCCCGCTCCCTGCTCGACATCGTGTTCCCGACCGAGGCGTACGGCGAGGGCGAGCCGCTCACGGCGGACCAGCGGAGGGTGGTCGGGGCGCTCGCCGGCACCGTTGCCCGCTGGAACTTCGTCAACGTCGATATGAACGAGGTGCTCCGCCTCAACGGGCTGCCGTGCACCGCCGATGAGCTGCGCGCCCTCTGCGCGAAGGAGTGA
- a CDS encoding GNAT family N-acetyltransferase, with translation MAEPLWRPIARTDAPRLAALLAVCEAADRTGAVRGVEDIIEDLDSPGVDPAGGTLSVWSGSEAVACATTRVREHNGLVHQLALDLAVHPAHRTPPLIRRLLDWCRETGVRRHRERYGDAPLELHVRTHHAQVRLAEALDTAGYRRERGYQGMRLELVRENHRLSGAPAVPAGTELVPFDDTFDTALLAARNTIFTDNWGSAPMTARTWRHTITANPCFRPETSFLLLSEPGREILCYLLCTEPGDPAPGRELYLANAGTLPALHGRGLYRAVFAHALVRAREQSYLRAVLDVDSTNPMAAGGFYERMGFRTFRTWTTHVLARPFPAARTVGGLP, from the coding sequence GTGGCTGAACCGCTGTGGCGCCCGATCGCCCGCACCGACGCGCCCCGGCTGGCGGCGCTGCTCGCCGTCTGCGAGGCGGCCGACCGGACCGGTGCCGTCCGGGGCGTGGAAGACATCATCGAGGACCTGGACTCCCCGGGGGTCGATCCGGCCGGCGGCACCCTCTCCGTCTGGTCCGGCAGCGAGGCGGTGGCCTGTGCGACCACCCGGGTCCGGGAACACAACGGTCTCGTACACCAGTTGGCGCTGGACCTCGCGGTACATCCCGCGCACCGCACCCCGCCCCTGATCCGGCGGCTGCTGGACTGGTGCCGGGAGACCGGTGTCCGGCGCCACCGTGAGCGGTACGGAGACGCTCCGCTGGAGCTTCATGTCCGCACCCACCACGCCCAGGTCCGGCTCGCGGAGGCGCTGGACACCGCCGGGTACCGGCGCGAGCGCGGCTACCAGGGCATGCGGCTGGAGCTGGTTCGGGAGAACCACCGGCTCTCCGGTGCGCCGGCGGTACCGGCAGGCACCGAGCTCGTGCCCTTCGACGACACGTTCGACACGGCGCTGCTCGCGGCCCGTAACACCATCTTCACCGACAACTGGGGCAGCGCCCCGATGACGGCCCGGACCTGGCGCCATACGATCACCGCGAACCCCTGCTTCCGGCCCGAGACCTCGTTCCTGCTCCTCTCGGAGCCCGGCCGGGAGATCCTCTGCTATCTGCTCTGCACCGAGCCGGGGGACCCGGCGCCCGGCCGCGAGCTCTATCTCGCCAACGCCGGTACGCTGCCCGCTCTGCACGGCCGGGGCCTGTACCGGGCCGTCTTCGCGCATGCCCTCGTCCGGGCGAGGGAGCAGAGCTACCTGCGGGCCGTGCTGGACGTCGACTCGACGAACCCGATGGCGGCCGGGGGCTTCTACGAGCGCATGGGGTTCCGGACGTTCCGCACCTGGACCACCCATGTACTGGCTCGGCCCTTCCCGGCCGCCCGCACTGTCGGAGGCCTCCCCTAA
- a CDS encoding YcaO-like family protein, whose translation MTIPAYLAVPRSGERSLSLADAFDRARSAAAALSVEADLEPVLDGSPGTWRCILRRGGESIRTGLGLGKGSRDEARTGALFEALEHYLCGVEGLDPAEIRLAPAHELAEGPLARDIAVRLLGQGPDRPLGCLPYRSLIGGPDADVPLFLSMPEYLRAAGAQARRAAGDDYDYRAVGRYSVNNGWAAGADPVEAAVHAINELIERDALSLLLIGQFLRERPGRLTVVDPATLPAEPAALVDFAEARAGRRIHLIDMTSDLGVPAYTAYLPAPPGQPARICGWGASLSRRYAITRAVTELVQLHCTMGLREQYAQLLPEQRDDTGPYPRLHACYLSDFTTALTSAELRAYRDTVAPDTPRGHLDRLIAVLRNHGLAVYQRDHYVTADLAVVNVFVPGLERFMLVTDGQVVVPGERGMAVTGRG comes from the coding sequence GTGACCATCCCCGCGTATCTCGCAGTCCCCCGGTCGGGAGAGCGCAGTCTCTCCCTGGCCGACGCCTTCGACCGGGCGCGGTCCGCTGCCGCCGCTCTGTCGGTGGAGGCCGATCTGGAGCCGGTACTCGACGGCAGCCCCGGCACCTGGCGGTGCATCCTGCGCCGTGGCGGCGAGTCCATCCGTACCGGCCTCGGCCTGGGCAAAGGCAGCCGGGACGAAGCCAGGACCGGCGCCCTGTTCGAGGCGCTGGAGCACTACCTCTGCGGGGTGGAGGGGCTGGACCCGGCGGAGATCCGGCTCGCACCCGCCCATGAGCTCGCCGAGGGCCCGCTGGCCCGGGACATCGCCGTACGGCTCCTGGGCCAGGGCCCGGACCGGCCGCTGGGGTGCCTGCCGTACCGCTCGCTCATCGGCGGACCGGACGCGGACGTTCCCCTCTTCCTGTCCATGCCCGAATATCTACGGGCGGCCGGAGCACAGGCCCGGCGGGCCGCCGGTGACGACTACGACTACCGTGCGGTCGGCCGCTACTCGGTCAACAACGGCTGGGCCGCGGGCGCCGACCCGGTGGAAGCCGCCGTCCACGCGATCAACGAGCTGATCGAGCGGGACGCGCTCTCCCTGCTGCTGATCGGCCAGTTCCTCCGCGAACGGCCCGGGCGGCTGACCGTCGTGGACCCGGCGACCCTGCCGGCCGAGCCGGCCGCCCTGGTCGACTTCGCGGAGGCGCGGGCGGGCCGCCGGATCCATCTGATCGATATGACCAGCGACCTCGGTGTGCCCGCGTACACGGCCTATCTGCCCGCCCCGCCGGGGCAGCCGGCCCGGATCTGCGGCTGGGGTGCCTCACTGTCCCGCCGGTACGCCATCACACGCGCCGTGACCGAACTCGTACAGCTCCACTGCACCATGGGTTTGCGCGAGCAGTACGCGCAGCTGCTGCCCGAGCAGCGCGACGACACCGGCCCGTATCCGAGGCTGCACGCCTGCTATCTGTCGGACTTCACCACAGCGCTGACTTCGGCCGAGCTCAGGGCCTATCGGGACACGGTGGCCCCGGACACGCCCCGGGGCCATCTCGACCGGCTCATCGCCGTCCTGCGGAACCATGGTCTGGCCGTCTACCAGCGGGACCACTACGTCACCGCGGACCTCGCCGTGGTCAATGTGTTCGTGCCGGGACTCGAGCGGTTCATGCTGGTCACCGACGGGCAGGTCGTCGTGCCCGGTGAGCGCGGCATGGCGGTCACCGGCCGTGGCTGA
- a CDS encoding AraC family transcriptional regulator: protein MSAPPPMTATLRDPITETLELTGARCALSCGLTAAGNWALAFPAPGRLKIQAVLQGTIWLVMEGIEHPVRLATGDIAVLAGDRGYILASDPAVPPVDMVPRFRAPTESFTHAGDEGLDAVTIGGHIDLNTTGKDLLLSALPPLMHVGAATAEAPAACWLMDQTLREIRSDAPGAAFAAEHLAQLLLVQVFRTFLTSANADAYPTGWLRALADERIAPALRLIHGDPAHPWTLTELARAAAMSRTTFAQRFKETAGVPPLTYLCAWRMRLARHTLRREDTSVSSIAASLGYRSESAFSNAFKRTTGLSPRRYRDAARTGD, encoded by the coding sequence ATGTCCGCACCGCCCCCCATGACTGCGACCCTGCGGGACCCCATCACCGAAACCCTCGAACTCACCGGCGCCCGTTGCGCCTTGTCCTGCGGTCTCACCGCCGCGGGCAACTGGGCTCTGGCCTTTCCGGCGCCGGGCCGGCTCAAGATCCAGGCCGTGCTCCAGGGCACCATCTGGCTGGTGATGGAGGGCATCGAGCACCCCGTCCGCCTGGCGACCGGCGATATCGCGGTCCTCGCCGGAGACCGCGGCTACATCCTGGCCAGCGACCCGGCCGTACCCCCGGTCGACATGGTCCCCCGGTTCCGGGCGCCCACCGAGTCCTTCACCCACGCCGGGGACGAAGGGCTGGACGCCGTCACCATCGGCGGCCATATCGACCTCAACACCACCGGCAAGGACCTGCTGCTGAGCGCCCTTCCGCCGCTGATGCACGTCGGCGCCGCCACGGCCGAGGCGCCCGCGGCCTGCTGGCTCATGGACCAGACCCTGCGCGAAATACGGTCGGATGCCCCGGGGGCCGCCTTCGCGGCGGAGCACCTCGCGCAGCTGCTCCTTGTGCAGGTCTTCCGCACCTTCCTGACCAGCGCGAACGCCGATGCCTACCCGACGGGGTGGCTGCGCGCCCTCGCCGACGAACGCATCGCCCCCGCCCTGCGCCTGATCCACGGCGACCCGGCCCACCCCTGGACCCTGACCGAACTGGCCCGCGCCGCGGCCATGTCCCGCACCACCTTCGCCCAGCGCTTCAAGGAGACCGCGGGCGTCCCGCCGCTGACGTACCTCTGCGCCTGGCGGATGCGCCTGGCCCGCCACACCCTCCGGCGCGAGGACACCTCCGTCTCGTCCATCGCCGCGTCCCTGGGCTACCGGTCCGAGAGCGCCTTCAGCAACGCCTTCAAACGCACGACGGGCCTCTCCCCACGCCGCTACCGCGACGCCGCCCGCACCGGAGACTAA
- a CDS encoding NAD(P)-dependent oxidoreductase, whose protein sequence is MSAVAPAAAPVTVIGLGPMGAAMAEALLAEGHEVTVWNRTPARAEPLVAKGARLAESVAAALGANELVILSLTDYDAMDALLKPVAGALAGRTVVNLSSDTPERTREGARWVTAAGAEFLAGGVTTPPSGIGDPENTYTFYSGPRDAFDRRRSTLEVLTRADYQGEDPGRAALMYQIGMTMFWTSMLSYWQAIALADAHGLKAADVLSHARETFASLDMFTSFYAERVDADHHEGDVDRLSMGTASVEHVLHTMRDAGVDPTLPQAVVDLFRRGMAAGHGNDSFSSLLGLVKAAK, encoded by the coding sequence ATGTCCGCCGTCGCCCCTGCCGCCGCGCCCGTCACCGTCATCGGCCTCGGGCCCATGGGAGCCGCCATGGCCGAAGCGCTCCTCGCCGAGGGCCACGAGGTCACCGTCTGGAACCGGACCCCCGCCCGGGCCGAACCACTCGTCGCCAAGGGCGCGCGGCTCGCGGAGAGCGTGGCGGCCGCGCTCGGGGCGAATGAGCTGGTGATCCTGAGCCTGACCGACTACGACGCGATGGACGCGCTGCTGAAACCGGTGGCGGGCGCGCTGGCCGGACGTACCGTCGTCAATCTCAGCTCGGACACCCCCGAGCGGACCCGCGAGGGCGCCCGCTGGGTCACCGCCGCGGGTGCGGAGTTCCTGGCCGGCGGAGTCACCACACCGCCGTCCGGGATCGGCGACCCGGAGAACACGTACACCTTCTACAGCGGCCCGCGGGACGCCTTCGACCGCCGGCGGTCCACCCTGGAGGTGCTGACCCGGGCCGACTACCAGGGCGAGGACCCGGGGCGCGCGGCCCTGATGTACCAGATCGGCATGACCATGTTCTGGACGTCGATGCTGAGCTACTGGCAGGCGATCGCCCTCGCCGACGCGCACGGCCTCAAGGCGGCCGACGTCCTCTCCCACGCCCGGGAGACCTTCGCCTCGCTGGACATGTTCACCTCCTTCTACGCCGAGCGCGTCGACGCGGACCACCACGAGGGCGATGTGGACCGCCTGTCGATGGGTACGGCGAGCGTGGAGCACGTCCTGCACACGATGAGGGACGCGGGCGTGGACCCGACCCTGCCGCAGGCGGTGGTGGACCTCTTCCGCCGGGGCATGGCGGCGGGCCACGGGAACGACAGCTTCTCCAGCCTGCTGGGGCTGGTGAAGGCGGCGAAGTGA
- a CDS encoding toxin-antitoxin system HicB family antitoxin — protein MDLTPYVDTVRRELAAASGAGGEDARELAERLNAPLEAATRLAMLNVLSAAMDEVTRELAPGSVDVRLRGLDPDFVVTLPPLDGVASMKPVPPAEPFRSPAPAEGDEGATARVNLRLPAHLKARVEEAAGREGLSLNAWVVRAVSATVDGGPGSRPPETAQSIGDSITGWVR, from the coding sequence ATGGACCTCACACCGTATGTCGACACCGTCCGCCGCGAGCTCGCGGCGGCCTCCGGGGCCGGCGGGGAAGACGCCCGTGAGCTGGCGGAGCGGCTGAACGCCCCGCTGGAGGCGGCGACCCGCCTGGCCATGCTGAACGTGCTCTCCGCCGCCATGGACGAGGTCACCCGGGAGCTCGCCCCCGGCTCGGTGGATGTACGGCTGCGCGGTCTCGATCCCGACTTCGTGGTGACGCTGCCGCCTCTCGACGGCGTCGCCTCCATGAAGCCGGTTCCGCCCGCCGAACCGTTCAGGTCCCCGGCGCCCGCCGAAGGTGACGAGGGCGCCACCGCCCGCGTCAATCTGCGGCTGCCGGCCCACCTCAAGGCCCGCGTCGAGGAGGCCGCGGGACGCGAGGGCCTGTCGCTCAACGCCTGGGTGGTGCGGGCGGTGTCGGCCACGGTCGACGGCGGCCCCGGGTCCCGCCCGCCGGAGACGGCCCAGAGCATCGGAGACAGCATCACCGGCTGGGTCCGCTAG
- a CDS encoding DUF4097 family beta strand repeat-containing protein, whose translation MPSYDTPEPISVTAHVEGGSIRFTASERLDTVVGVQPREPKKELDARTAEQTEVSYANGLLTVRTPKPNLFGRTGIVDVTVELPTGSRIDMTGAWAQVFGEGRLGQVRVKTSSGDVRLDTTGPLNLIASHGSISVDRVEGMAELTTSSGSLRVGLLDGPAVLKNSHGTTVVGAATGELRVKGANGDIEIRRAEDSVTAVTAHGTVRVGEVARGTIQLETSYGAIDVGVREGTAAWLDVSSRSGQVRNTLTESESPAGTDDTVKIRARTRHGSIDILRAKP comes from the coding sequence ATGCCTTCTTACGACACCCCTGAGCCGATCTCGGTGACCGCGCATGTGGAAGGCGGTTCCATCCGGTTCACCGCGAGCGAGCGCCTCGACACCGTCGTCGGCGTACAGCCCCGTGAGCCGAAGAAGGAGCTGGACGCGCGGACCGCGGAGCAGACCGAGGTCTCCTACGCGAACGGCCTGCTGACCGTCCGGACCCCCAAGCCCAATCTGTTCGGCCGTACCGGCATCGTCGATGTGACGGTCGAACTGCCCACGGGCTCCCGGATCGATATGACCGGCGCCTGGGCCCAGGTGTTCGGCGAGGGCCGGCTCGGCCAGGTCCGGGTGAAGACCTCGTCCGGCGATGTGCGGCTGGACACGACCGGCCCGCTGAACCTGATCGCCTCGCACGGGTCGATCAGCGTCGACCGGGTCGAGGGCATGGCCGAGCTGACCACCAGCTCCGGCAGCCTGCGCGTCGGTCTCCTCGACGGTCCGGCCGTCCTGAAGAACTCGCACGGCACCACGGTCGTCGGCGCCGCGACCGGCGAGCTGCGGGTGAAGGGCGCCAACGGCGATATCGAGATCCGGCGCGCCGAGGACTCGGTCACCGCCGTCACCGCCCACGGCACCGTCCGGGTCGGTGAAGTGGCCCGCGGCACCATCCAGCTGGAGACCTCCTACGGCGCCATCGACGTCGGTGTCCGGGAGGGCACGGCCGCCTGGCTGGACGTCAGCTCCCGTTCCGGCCAGGTCCGTAACACCCTCACCGAGTCCGAGTCCCCGGCCGGGACCGACGACACCGTCAAGATCCGTGCCCGTACCCGGCACGGCAGCATCGACATCCTCCGCGCCAAGCCCTGA